The genomic region TCAACCCGCAAGCGAACTTCTAGATCGAGATGTCTGCCGATCCTCAAGTCAACCGAGGTCGCCAGAAAAAGACGACTTCGGCCAATCCTGCCAACCCCGCACAAGATAACCTCGAATCCCGCTTGGTCTTTATCGTCCCCGTTGTCATTGGCGTGACCTTAGTTTTGTCCGCCTGGCGCCTGGTGGTAGCGGGGGCGATCGTGTCCGGGATTGCTTGGGCGTGGAAAAACCACTCCCAAAAAAATGAAGCCCGCAGTGTGGAACTCAATGCCGTATTTTACAAACTGATCCAAGAACATCAAGGGCGGCTGACGGTATTAGATTTTGCGATGGAAGCCGACATTCCCGGAGACGAAGCCCAGGAGTATTTAGACACGCGCGCCCGGGAATTTAGCGCCCAATATGAAATTACCGAAAATGGCGGCATGGTTTACTGCTTTTCGAGCATTAAATCTCCCGAGTGGAAAACCATCGAAGCCGAAATTACCCCAGTGGCGCCCGAACCGGAACGCTTGAAGGCGCCCAAAGCCAAAAAGGCGCGAGTGACCTTACCTGCACCTCTGAATCAATCGCAACTGGCGGCGCGCTTGGGGGTGCATCCGACGACGGTGAGCAAAAATAAATCGAAACCGGAGTTTACTCAATGGAGTCAGGGCAAAGATCCGGCGGGATTTGCCTGGACTTACGCCCCGGGAACGAAGCAATTTTTCCCCATAGAGGGGGAGTTTTAGCCAAATCCGCAAGAATCCTCCGCTTCAAATCTATGATTGAAGCGTGAGATGAATTGCGACAGTAACTCATGATAGAGTGTTTATGGTGAATTCAGTTGACCCTAATGCTCAAAGCTGTCAAGGTCAGATTATACCCAAATAAGCAGCAGAAGCAATCGCTGGAGCAATCCTTCGGCAATTGCAGATGGCTGTGGAACTATGGTCTGAACTTGATGAATCAAACCTACAAAGAGACTGGGAAGGGACTATCTAGTTACGACATCAAGAAACAGATTCCCAGCCTCAAGCAAGAGTATGAGTGGTTAAAGCTGACCTACTCGCAGTGTCTTCAACAGGTTTGTACTAACCTGGGAACCGCTTTTAACAACTTCTTTGAGAAGCGGGCCAGGTATCCGCGATTTAAGTCCAAACACGGCAAACAATCCATCCAGTATCCCCAAAATGTCAAGGTGCTGGAGAACGCCTTGAAGCTACCGAAGATTGGGGAAGTTAAAGCGGTTGTTCATCGACCAATAGAAGGCAAACTCAAAACCGTCACAGTTACCAAAAATCGCTGCGACCAGTATTTTGCTTCTATTCTCTTTGAAGATGGGAAACCCAATCCAGACTCATCCACCGAGGGAAAAGCCGTCGGCGTAGACCTTGGATTAAATCATTTTGCTGTAACTTCCGATGGGTCTAAATTTGATAACCCAAGATGGATTGCTAAACATGAGCGTAACCTGAAACGCAAGCAGCAAGACTTATCGAGAAAACAAAAAGGGTCTAACAACCGAAATAAAGCACGAAAGAAGGTAGCTAAGGTACATAACAAAGTAGCATGTTGCCGGGAGGATTTCCTACACAAGCTATCGCGTAGGATAGTTGACGAAAACCAAGTCATCTGTGTGGAAAACCTCAATGTCAAAGGCATGCTCAAAAACCCTAACCTGGCTGAGGCGATCGGCCAAGTCGGTTGGGAAATGTTTTTGACGATGCTCAAGTACAAAGCCGAACAGGAAGGGAAAGTCTATATTGAGGTCGATAGATTCTTCCCCTCTTCCAAAACCTGCAACGTTTGCTTGAATCAAATCGATCGTCTGTCATTAGATGTCAGAAATTGGACTTGTTCTCACTGTGGGACGAGTCACGATCGCGATCTCAATGCAGCTATCAACCTCAGAGAAGAGGGACTACGACTCTTGACCTGCGGGACGCGGGGCCAAGCCTACTGTCGGGATGTAAGACCTAACCGTAGAGGACGCAAGAAATCTACGATTGGGCAATCTGTTGGGTAGGAAGCCGCTATTGCAATCTCCGATTCAATAGCGGTAGTTCACGGGAAGAGCTTGCGCTACGGTGAGAGACGTGGCTTTGAGGAAGTTAAGAGTCAATGAACATTGAGGAATTAATTCGGTGGTTTGAAGGCTGGGCCGATCCCGCATGGCAGGAGAAATGGGATAATTGCGGCTGGCAGGTGGAACCGGGGGTGACGGGAGAACCCGCGCGGGTGTTGGTCTGTCTGACGCCGACCCTGGCGGTGATGCGCGAGGCGATCGCCCTACGGGAGAGCGGGATTGAAGTGAATTTAATTTTCGCCCACCATCCCTTGATTTTTGGAGGGCTTCGGCGGTTAGTGACCGGAGAGCCGATCGCGGAAATGGCGCGGTTGGCGTTCGCCCATCAGATCGGGATTTACAGCGCCCATACCAATTTCGACCAAGTGAACCACGGGACGGCGGACGTACTGGCGGAGTTGCTCGCGCTCAAACAAGTCGAACCGATCGCCCCGACTCAGGACGGTTTGGGATACGGGCGGATCGGCGTTCTCGAACCCGCGCTCAAGGTGAGAAACTTATTGAGTGAGATTAAAAGTAAACTAAATCCCCCCGAACTGATCGTTTCCGTAGACGCGGCGATGGAGCGAACGATCGAGCGGGTCGCCGTCTTGGGAGGGTCCGGAGCCAGTTATATCGATGCGGCGGTCAAAGCCGGGGCGCAGGCGTATTTAACCTCGGACTGTAAGTTTCACCAATTCCAGGAAGCGCGCGATCGCGGTTTAATTTTGATCGATGCGGGACATTACGCCACCGAACGTCCGGCGTGCGATCGCCTGGTAGAACACTTAAAAAGCTTGGGAGTGGAATGGGTGCAACTGAGTGGGGCCGACGAAGATTTTCGAGGATTTGCGACTCTTCCCGAGATCGTGGAAGTTTAGGGAGACAGGCGATCGCCCCCGGATCGCCCTCACTCCTTGCAAACGAAACGCCATAAGGGGTGAGACTCCCCTTGACAGCGAATGCGCCAGAGTTGCCGTTCCAGGCGCGATCGCTCCTCTCCAGACAAACCCCACAAGATATTGCGACTTTGCCACACTAAAATCGCCACAGTGAATGCGATACAGACGAGCAATCCCAAAGTGGGAAGGGGGTTATACCAGATGCTGAACAGGTAGCGCAACGCCGCCCAGGTAAAATGGTCGAGAATCAGGGCGATATCGGCGCGCAAAGTCCAGAGACTGAACGCCCCCACCGTCAGCCAGAGGGCGATCGCCACCATCCAGCGAAAATAAACCGTGAGGCGGTGGAGGCGTTCGATTTGGCGCTCGTAAGTCGGATCGAACAGCAATCGCTTTAAGTCCGCCTCAACGTCGTGCAGATCGTCAGAAGGATCCATCGAAATATTCGGATTGTAATTGAGCCTACCAACAGCCTAGCCAATCCCCGGGCAACTGGCTTAGGAATCTGGGGAACTTGACGAAGAATCCACCTCAGTCGCGACTTCCGGGGCGATCGCCCCCTCCGGTTCCGAGCGTTCGCGCCACCACGCCAACATCGTACTGGCGACGAAAATACTCGAATAGGCCCCACTGATAAAGCCGACGATCAACGCCAGGGCAAAATACTTGAGCGTATCGCCGCCAAACAAGAAAATCGCCGTCAGGGTCAGTACCGTCGTCAGAGTCGTATTGATCGATCGCCCGAGAGTCTGATTGACCGCATCATCGACGATCTCGTCGATCGAACGTCCCTGCTCTCGTTTCGTGGTTTCGCGGATGCGATCGTAAATCACCACCGTATCGTTGACCGAAAACCCGATAATCGTCAGCAACGCCACGATAAACAAACTATCGACTTCGACCCCTTGAACCAACCCCAAAATCGAGAACAGCCCCACAGTAATCAAGACATCGTGAAACAGGGCGACGATCGCGAACAAAGCATAGTCGAACTGAAAGCGGAAACTCAAGTAAACAATAATGCCTCCGAGGGCCACCAGCAGAGCCAAGATCCCGGACGCAAATAACTCCCGTCCGATCGTCGGCCCGACCGTATCGATTTGCTTCTTCTGCGGGTCGAACTCGCCGAAGCGTGCGGTGAGGGCATTTTCCAGATTGGTGCGCTGTTCCACGTCGAGAGTAGACGTGCGGATCGACAGGGCCTGTTTGGCGTTGCCGACCACTTGGATGCTGCTGTTTTCCAACCCTTGTTGGGCGAGGATCTCGCGTACTGCATTCGCTTGGATCGGTTCGCTACAATTGCTCGGTTGGCTACAGTCGCGTTCCAATTGCAGGCGCGTCCCGCCGACAAAATCGAGACTGGGACGCAGGGGGGCGCCGATCGTCGTCCAGGAGATGGCGATCGCGATCGCGCCGACGGCGATCGCCGTCGCCGACAGCCCCCACCATAAACTGCGCTGTTTGATAATGTGTAACTTCATCGAACTGGCGGTCCCTAAGCTTTATTGACAGTGGTGAGGTCGGGGCAGAACAATTCGGGTTTGCGGAATTCGTCAATGCCGATCGCGAAAAACATCAAGCTTCGCGAGCAGGTAATCGCGGTAAACATACTTACCAGAACCCCGATCGCCAAGGTCAGGGCGAAACCGCGCACCAACCCCGCACCGAACCAGAACAAAGCCCCGCAAGCGATCAGCGTCGTCACGTTGCTATCTAAAATACTGGAAAAAGCGCGGTAGAAACCCGATTCCACCGAGCGATACAAACTTTTCCCCGATCGCAACTCCTCGCGAGTGCGCTCGAAAATGAGCACGTTGGCATCCACCGCCATCCCGATACTCAATATAAACCCGGCAATTCCCGGCAGAGTCAACGTGACCCCGAGCAAAGCAAAACTCGCCAAAGTCAGCACCGCGTAAATCGTCAGGGCAATATCGGCAATGACGCCGGGGAGTCGGTAGTAGACCGCCATAAAGATCAGCACCAAGACCAAACCGCCAATCCCCGCATAGATACTGCGATCGATGCTATCGCGGCCTAACGTCGCGCCCACGGTGCGGTTTTCGACGATTTCCACGGGAACGGGTAAAGCCCCACCGCGCAACTGCACCGCCAAATCGTTCGCCTCCTGGGCGGTAAAACGGCCTTGAATCACCGCCCGTCCTCCGGTAATTCCGGTTTCGGCAAACTCGGCGCCGACCACGGGGGAACTAATCAGGCGATCGTCGAGAAAGATGCCGAGAGTGCGTCCGGTTCCGGCGAGTTCTTTAGTGAGATCGGCAAATAAGCGACCGCCTTCGGCGTCGAATTCCAAGCCGACATTCCAGAGATTGCCCGCTTGAGCGGGTTGGGGGTCGGCATATTCGAGGTTTTTACCCGTCAGTCCGGTACGTTCGTAGAGGCGGCCACTGAGTTCGTTAATTTGCTCTTGTTTTTGGGCGATCGCCGCCTTATTGGCCTCGATCGCCTCCGCGTTGCCCTCCTGTTCGAGGTTGACTTGTTTCAAGAGCAGATCGCTGAGTTCTTGGCGTCGGACGTTCACCTCGGCATTGAGTTCCGGATTGCGCACTTCCTTGCGAAAGTCGAGTTGGGCCGTCCCGCCGAGAACGCGCTCGGCTTGTTCCGGATCGCTAATTCCCGGAAGCTGGACCAAGATGCGATCGTCGCCGACAGTCTGCACGATCGGTTCGGCTACCCCCAAGCCGTCAACGCGGTTGCGAACCACGCTTTGTACCGCTTCCATCACCTCGGGGGTAATTGTACGCACGTCTTCCGAGGGGCGCACTTGAATCGTCAATTGAGAGCCGCCTTGCAAGTCCAAACCCAGACGCATTTCGACTTGATTTAAGATGACGATCGCCGCGACGAATAAAACGGCAATTAACGCGAGTAAAGAACGCTGTTTTTGCATAGTCTGGTCCTGCGAGAACTGTTCTGAAGACGAGAGATTTTAGAGGGTCGCCGATTCGGGGTTCCCCGTTCGACGGGGCGATCGTCGCTCGAGCTTCTCCGCGTCGGGGTCAAAGGGAACCGCGCGATCGCCCCCCATCCAAAATCCGAGAAGCGGCTGCCCTTACACTTGCAGGGTCACCATTTTCTGCACCGCTTCGACAATTTGCCCCGGCTGGACGATCGTCAGACGCTCCAACATCCCGTTATACGGCGTGGGAACGTCTTGCGACGCCAAGCGCAACACGGGGGCGTCGAGTTCGTCAAAAAAGTGTTCGTCAATGGAAGCCGTCAGCTCGGCGCCGATGCCCCCCGTCTTCATACATTCTTCGACGATAATCACCCGATGGGTTTTGCAGACCGACTTGCCGATCGTTTCGAGGTCCAAAGGCTTGAGGGAAATCAGGTCGATCACTTCCGGATCGATCCCTTCTTTTTGCAATTGCGGCACTGCCTGCATGACGTGGTGACGCATCCGCGAATAGGTCAGAATCGTCACGTCTTTACCCGATCGCACTACCTCTGCTCGATTCAACGGCACCAGATATTCATGACTGGGTAAATCTTCTTTTAAGTTGTAAAGCAAGACATGCTCGAAAAACAGCACCGGATTTTGATCGCGAATCGCACTTTTGAGCAAGCCTTTCGCATTGTACGGCGTCGAGCAAGCCACGATCTTCAAACCCGGAACCGCTTGAAAATAGGCTTCCAACCGTTGGGAGTGTTCGGCCCCGAGTTGACGCCCCACGCCCCCCGGACCGCGAATGACGATCGGGATCGTAAAATTGCCACCCGAGGTGTAGCGTAACATTCCGGCATTGTTGGCGATTTGGTTGAATGCGAGGAGCAGAAAGCCCATATTCATCCCCTCGACGATCGGGCGCAGTCCCGTCAATGCCGCACCGACCGCAAGCCCAGTAAAGCTATTTTCGGCGATCGGCGTGTCGAGAACCCTCAGATCGCCGTATTTATTGCACAGATCTTTCGTGACTTTATAGGAACCACCGTAGTGACCCACGTCTTCACCGAGGACGAATACCGAAGGGTCACGAGCCATTTCTTCGTCAATGGCTTCCCGGAGGGCGTTGAAAAAAAGCGTTTCTGCCATCTTAAAAGCGGTTAATGGGTCAAACTCTCATCTTACCGTTTCGAGGAAACGACGCGACGATTTTCGGGAATTTTGGCGGCTCACCTGCGGTTTGAGCCCCCTAACCGAGCAGATCGCGCGGCGATCGCCTTCCAAGGGTAGCCCCTTGCAACCCCAACCCCTCGCCAGCCGTCCCCAACTGTCAGAGAGTTCTGCTCGTTTATGCAAATTGTGCAAATTTTGCAAATTTTCTGCAACTTTCTCACCTCATTGTCTCCTGCAACTATTCGAGGCGATCGCTCTCAAGCTTTTGCTAGCATCGCTTACATTTACATTCGCGCGCGATCGCCCATTTTATCCTCAGAATTAACGGCAAATTCAACTCGCTTCGATCGGGGGTTCATCCGAGCGCACAAACCGTCATGATTGCGGAGAAGCGATCGCCCACAATAGCTCTCAATACCTGCTATTTATCCCAATTTCAAGTTCTCGCCAATCTACCGACGTACAGAATCTTAGAAAAATCATTCTCTAGAGTTGATTGGGCGATCGTTCCTATTTCTCTTAGCCGTTAATAGGTCTTAAAAACAATCCAAATCATACCATTTTCCTAAAACATCGATCTCTCTCATTATTTTTGTAAAAATGGTATAAGTGCCAAGCAAGGGCTTGAAAACTAAACCCCATACTGGATTTTATTATCTTTCTTTATAAATAGTTTTTCAAGAAGTAAGTTCAAATTGAACCCCCCAGAAACAACCAGGGGGTTAAACACAGTCTAATTACGATACAGAGGGTGACGATTTATCGACTAAATCGTAATTTACCCCTTGTTTTTGGCGCACGATCGCCAAACCTTGTTGCAAGGCGGTGAGGCGGTCTTGAATCCAGTAATTTTCTGGAATTAAACTCGCAATGCCGAGTTTTTCCAAACGACCTTTGACTTTACCTGTCGCGCCAACAACAATCACGTCGCGATCGGCGTCAATTGCCTCTCTAATTGCATTTTCAATCGCCAAAGATGAAGTCACGCCAAGAATTGGAACTTCATTCAAATCCACCAGCAACACCTGGTAATTGGCGATCGCCCCATGTTCTCGGTAAATCGCTTTCGCCACGCCAAAAATCATCGGACCGCTTAGATGAAACAGCAACACCCGACCATTCGCCAAATCCAGCAACTCTTTTTCTTCTGAGTTCAACACGATTCGATCGTCCGCATCCGTAATCGCCTTCACCGACTGAGATTGCAACCGTTCCAGGCGATCGATCGTCAAGATATTAGCAATAAATACTCCGACGGCAACCGCAACCATCAAATCGACAAAAACCGTCAGCAAGACGACACTGTACAGAATCCCCGCCGCTTTTAAGGAAATTTTGTGGACTCGTTTCAAGAATGCCCAATCGATAATATTGATCCCAACTTTTAAAACAATTCCCGCCAACACGGCCAGAGGAATCACCGACGTTAACGGCGCCGCCCACAAAACGACAATTAACAGGAACAAAGCGCGGCTAATTCCCGATAAAGCGGTGCGTCCCCCTGCTTTAATATTGACCACGGTGGCGGTAGTCGCTCCAGATCCGGCAATGCCGCCGCACAAACCCGTGACTAAATTAGCGACTCCTTGCGCGACTAATTCTTTATTGGATTTATGCTCCATCCGAGTCAAACTGTCAGAAACCAAACAGGTTAGCAGACAGTCGATCGAGCCGACGACCGCTAAAATAGTGGCATTGACAAACATCAAGCGAAAATTTTCTGCAGTCCACATGGGAAGCCGAAATTCGGGAAAGCCGGGGGTGATTTCGCCAATGGTGGCGATCGTGCGAATTTCTACCCCTCTAAATAACAGTAAAGAAACGATCGTCCCCACCACTAAGGCAGCTAATTGCGGCGGGACGATCGTCTTCAATTTAGACGGGTAAAAAATCACGATCGCTAATGTCAGCGCTCCTAAAAAGGCTTCGTAAGGATTGGTGTTGGCGATTAAGGTCGGTAATTCTTTGATGACGCCAAGAACGCCCCCACCCGGGGTTTCTTGACCCAAAAAAGGCGCGATTTGTAAAAAAATGAGAATCACCCCAATTCCGGTCATAAACCCGGAAATGACGTTATAAGGGAGCATGGTGATATAGCGGCCTAAGCGCAGCACACCAAATAGCATTTGCAACACTCCGGCCATCATAATGACCGTAAAGGCCATCGCCATCCCGTTTTGGGGATCTTTTGCCATTAATTCGGCGACCACGGCGGTGACGATGACGGTCATCGGTCCGGTGGGTTCGGAAATTAAGCTCGGCGTTCCGCCAAATAAAGCGGCGAAAAAGCCGACTAAAATAGCTCCCCACAAGCCTGCGGAAGCGCCTGCACCGGAAGCAATCCCGAATGCTAAGGCCATTGGTAAGGCAACGACTGCTGCCGTCAATCCGCCAAAGATATCTCCTTTTACGTTCCTAAAATGGATGTGATTGGTAATTTGCATGGCCAATTGTCTTGGGTTTAAAGATGAAGCTCAAATGATGGCGGACGATCGCCATGGCTACGAAAAATCGCCACAAAAGAGCTATTGCACTCGTTGTTAGCGGTCGAGTGTTGCTGTTAACCCATCGATCTTTAGTGGGTTTTCTCGTGAGTAAGTAGGGGGCGATCGCACGATGGAAGTGGCGTTAGATCCTGGGTTTCGATCGGTGTTGTCGCGCTCCCCGTTCGCCTAATTTCAATCTTGGCAATCCGGTATTGCTTCCACCCGACGCGATCGGTGTTTGATGGATTGGATTGCCATAACTTGTCCGTTGCCGACTCGTCAGACGGTCTTGACAAGGAACCCCCACGTTCCGAGGGTGAGTGCTAGTGAGAAGTGATTCCCGATTTTGCTTCGGAAAATTGAAGCCAAGATCGAGAGCGAGACTCCTGCGATCGCCGAACGAGTCGATCTCTAGGCGAGTTGAATCTCATTGTTGAATCTCATGTAAATAATTTACCAGAACCTGGGTTCTTTGAATGATATCCATTAGATTAATTTATGGTGATGCCGCTTGGGGCTATCCCTAGAGCTTCGCCATTGTCAAGTTTGCGAGGGGTCTCATGGATGGCTCCGGTTTGGGGGCGCAAAACTGGAGGGGCGAAAAGTTTTTTGCCCCCCACCAATATAATTAGTGAGAGGTAAGTAGAGTATAATTTTTAGTATCTAGAAATTGTTTTATCCCCTATCGGGAGACAAAAGGAACTGAAGGTGCGGCGATCGCGCCCAATTCAGGCCACCAAACTGCCAATTTGCCACATCTGAAGGCCGCCGCGATCCATTCCGGCGACCAGAGTGCTACTGTCGGGGCTGAACGCCAAAGTCAGGATCGCTTGAGCGTCGTTGCTGTCGGCGTGCAGAACCTGCAATAAGTCGCCGCGATCGATCTCCCACAGCCGCACGGTGCCGTCGCCGCTTCCACTGGCGAGCAGGTGACCGTCGGGGCTGATGGCGACGCAATAGACCATCTCGCGATGACCTTCCAAGATCCGTAAGGGCAGATCTTGAAGGTTGGCGGACTCGGCGATCGCCCAGATGGCAATTTGTCCCTGACTGTTCCCCGTCGCCAAGAGGCTGCCATCGGG from Oxynema aestuarii AP17 harbors:
- a CDS encoding RNA-guided endonuclease InsQ/TnpB family protein codes for the protein MLKAVKVRLYPNKQQKQSLEQSFGNCRWLWNYGLNLMNQTYKETGKGLSSYDIKKQIPSLKQEYEWLKLTYSQCLQQVCTNLGTAFNNFFEKRARYPRFKSKHGKQSIQYPQNVKVLENALKLPKIGEVKAVVHRPIEGKLKTVTVTKNRCDQYFASILFEDGKPNPDSSTEGKAVGVDLGLNHFAVTSDGSKFDNPRWIAKHERNLKRKQQDLSRKQKGSNNRNKARKKVAKVHNKVACCREDFLHKLSRRIVDENQVICVENLNVKGMLKNPNLAEAIGQVGWEMFLTMLKYKAEQEGKVYIEVDRFFPSSKTCNVCLNQIDRLSLDVRNWTCSHCGTSHDRDLNAAINLREEGLRLLTCGTRGQAYCRDVRPNRRGRKKSTIGQSVG
- the secD gene encoding protein translocase subunit SecD: MQKQRSLLALIAVLFVAAIVILNQVEMRLGLDLQGGSQLTIQVRPSEDVRTITPEVMEAVQSVVRNRVDGLGVAEPIVQTVGDDRILVQLPGISDPEQAERVLGGTAQLDFRKEVRNPELNAEVNVRRQELSDLLLKQVNLEQEGNAEAIEANKAAIAQKQEQINELSGRLYERTGLTGKNLEYADPQPAQAGNLWNVGLEFDAEGGRLFADLTKELAGTGRTLGIFLDDRLISSPVVGAEFAETGITGGRAVIQGRFTAQEANDLAVQLRGGALPVPVEIVENRTVGATLGRDSIDRSIYAGIGGLVLVLIFMAVYYRLPGVIADIALTIYAVLTLASFALLGVTLTLPGIAGFILSIGMAVDANVLIFERTREELRSGKSLYRSVESGFYRAFSSILDSNVTTLIACGALFWFGAGLVRGFALTLAIGVLVSMFTAITCSRSLMFFAIGIDEFRKPELFCPDLTTVNKA
- the bicA gene encoding bicarbonate transporter BicA, whose translation is MQITNHIHFRNVKGDIFGGLTAAVVALPMALAFGIASGAGASAGLWGAILVGFFAALFGGTPSLISEPTGPMTVIVTAVVAELMAKDPQNGMAMAFTVIMMAGVLQMLFGVLRLGRYITMLPYNVISGFMTGIGVILIFLQIAPFLGQETPGGGVLGVIKELPTLIANTNPYEAFLGALTLAIVIFYPSKLKTIVPPQLAALVVGTIVSLLLFRGVEIRTIATIGEITPGFPEFRLPMWTAENFRLMFVNATILAVVGSIDCLLTCLVSDSLTRMEHKSNKELVAQGVANLVTGLCGGIAGSGATTATVVNIKAGGRTALSGISRALFLLIVVLWAAPLTSVIPLAVLAGIVLKVGINIIDWAFLKRVHKISLKAAGILYSVVLLTVFVDLMVAVAVGVFIANILTIDRLERLQSQSVKAITDADDRIVLNSEEKELLDLANGRVLLFHLSGPMIFGVAKAIYREHGAIANYQVLLVDLNEVPILGVTSSLAIENAIREAIDADRDVIVVGATGKVKGRLEKLGIASLIPENYWIQDRLTALQQGLAIVRQKQGVNYDLVDKSSPSVS
- the secF gene encoding protein translocase subunit SecF yields the protein MKLHIIKQRSLWWGLSATAIAVGAIAIAISWTTIGAPLRPSLDFVGGTRLQLERDCSQPSNCSEPIQANAVREILAQQGLENSSIQVVGNAKQALSIRTSTLDVEQRTNLENALTARFGEFDPQKKQIDTVGPTIGRELFASGILALLVALGGIIVYLSFRFQFDYALFAIVALFHDVLITVGLFSILGLVQGVEVDSLFIVALLTIIGFSVNDTVVIYDRIRETTKREQGRSIDEIVDDAVNQTLGRSINTTLTTVLTLTAIFLFGGDTLKYFALALIVGFISGAYSSIFVASTMLAWWRERSEPEGAIAPEVATEVDSSSSSPDS
- a CDS encoding Nif3-like dinuclear metal center hexameric protein — its product is MNIEELIRWFEGWADPAWQEKWDNCGWQVEPGVTGEPARVLVCLTPTLAVMREAIALRESGIEVNLIFAHHPLIFGGLRRLVTGEPIAEMARLAFAHQIGIYSAHTNFDQVNHGTADVLAELLALKQVEPIAPTQDGLGYGRIGVLEPALKVRNLLSEIKSKLNPPELIVSVDAAMERTIERVAVLGGSGASYIDAAVKAGAQAYLTSDCKFHQFQEARDRGLILIDAGHYATERPACDRLVEHLKSLGVEWVQLSGADEDFRGFATLPEIVEV
- a CDS encoding alpha-ketoacid dehydrogenase subunit beta is translated as MAETLFFNALREAIDEEMARDPSVFVLGEDVGHYGGSYKVTKDLCNKYGDLRVLDTPIAENSFTGLAVGAALTGLRPIVEGMNMGFLLLAFNQIANNAGMLRYTSGGNFTIPIVIRGPGGVGRQLGAEHSQRLEAYFQAVPGLKIVACSTPYNAKGLLKSAIRDQNPVLFFEHVLLYNLKEDLPSHEYLVPLNRAEVVRSGKDVTILTYSRMRHHVMQAVPQLQKEGIDPEVIDLISLKPLDLETIGKSVCKTHRVIIVEECMKTGGIGAELTASIDEHFFDELDAPVLRLASQDVPTPYNGMLERLTIVQPGQIVEAVQKMVTLQV